In the Elizabethkingia bruuniana genome, TCACAGTGAATTTCTTTTTCTGAATGCTGTATCCAACTTCAAAAGAGTCTACATATGAAGGGTTAAGATCTATATTTCCCTCAAAGATATTCTGATTGTTACTGTAGTTAGGGAAAGGTACCATGAAGAAGGCTCTTGGTCTGTCTATCCTGCGTGAGTAATTTACCAAAATCTGATTATTCTTCGCCACATCATAGCTTAAGAATATACTAGGGAATAGATTATTATAATTTTTGGTCTTATTAATATTAGACCCTGCAAGATTATTATAATCGATTTTTACATTTGAAAGTTCATCTCTCAATCCTAACTGGTAACCAAAATTTCCGACTTTACTTTTAAACTGAACATAGAAAGCATTGAAAACTTCCTGATAATCTGTTGTGTTGTTATAATTTGGAATCAACTGATTGGTTGCAGTAGTATTCACAATATTGTTATAATCGTTCTTATTTACATCTAACCGATAACCAGCTTCCAATTTAGAATTTTCACCAATAGGTAATTCATAATCTGCTTTACCAATAATCGTTTTCGTAACCGATTTTCTTTCAGTATTATCGTGGCTTACTAAAGCAGAATCTAGCGTTTCAATGATATCAGAGTAATTATTACTACGATTTCTTTGTACACTTAATGCTAGAGATAAATTATGCCCGCTAGTATTAAATTTATGATCTAATCCTAAATCCCCTTGAAAAGCAAGATTATTACTCCTTCCAACAGATGTTCTCGTACCTATTGAATTCATGAAATTCCATTGGCGGGAATTAAGATCATATCTATAGAAGTCATTGTAAGTGTTTAAAGGTTCTCTGTTATCACCTTCAAAAGTTCTTACTACACCAGATAAACTTAAAGATGTTTTATCCGAAATATCATAAACAAAACCTCCGGTTACATTGTAATTATTATTATAGGTTTTATTATTAGAATTCTGTGACTGATATGATAGAATATCTTTGGGCTGATCTGTTTGATTCGGAGGAATAACCGGAAGAACGATATTGTTATAAGTTGTTTCCGTTTCATTTTTACCTTTACTTTCTGTGTAGCCACCACCACCGTTTAAAAACCAGGTCCAGTTGTTTTTTCTCCAGCTTAAATTGGCATTTAGAGCTGTTCTTGGCATGTAACCTAAAGTTCCGGTAACACTGCCATTGAAACCAACTTTTTTATTTTTCTTTAGGATAATATTTAAGATACCAGATGTACCGGATGCTTCAAATTTAGAAGAAGGATTCGTAATAACTTCTATTTTCTCAATCTGGTCTGCAGGAATACTCTGTAAAGCATTGGCACCATCGTCAATACCTAAAAGTGAAGACGGCTTACCATTGATTAAGAACTTCACATTAGTATTTCCTCTCATAGAAACTGTTCCATCTGTATCTACAGATACTGAAGGAACATTGGTTAGTACATCCTGTAATGTACCTCCTTTACTAATAAGGTCGGTTGATGGGTCATATGTTTTTTTATCAAGCTCAACTTTGTAAGGCTTAGATGCAGCAGCAGTAATGGTAACACCTTGTATACTCTTGGTCTTACTATCTACGGCTTCCTGACCTTTCAGAGCTTCTATCTGAACACTGCCAATATTACCGGCAGCGGTTATTGTTTTTTCTGTCTGAAATGTCTTAAATCCTGGTGTTTCTACCTGCAAAGAGTAAGTTCCGGGAGTAAGATTAAGAGAGTAGTTTCCTTTGTCATCCGTCATGCTGCCATCAGATAACGCATTATTAGTTTTGTTAGCAAATGTAATAGAAGCATAAGGAACAGCTGCGCCGTTTTTATCAGTGATCTTTCCGGATACAGCTACTTTCTGTTGTTGAGCAAAGGCAAAAGCGGCTGCACTAAATGCGAGCGTTAAGCCTAATGTTCGGGTTACAATTCTCTGTTTGATTTCAGTTTTTATCATTATTTAATTTCTTTTTTATTCAGCCAGTCCTGATAAATCTTGGCATTCTGAACATGCTCTTCAGGATTATTGGTGAATTTATGTAAGCCTGGCCTGGAAGGATCGGCTACCATAAATATATAATCATTGCTTTCTGCATTCAGAACATTTTCTACCGAAGATTTGTTGACCAGGCAAATAGGACCAGGCGGGATACCTATGTTTTTATAGGTGTTATAAGGAGAGTCTACAGTAAGGTCTTTGTAATAGACTCGTTTAATCGATTTAGTGAAATTGGCATCCTTATTTATAGCATAAATTACCGTAGGGTCACTTTGTAATTTCATTCCTTTGCGGTAACGGTTCAGATATAAACCGGCAATTCTTTTTTGTTCATCGGGTTTTCCACCGGATTCTTTTTGAACAATAGAAGCTAATGCGTAAACCTGAGTACGGCTAAGGCCTAAATTCTTTTCTTTTGCAAGATTTTCGGGAGTCCAGAAGTCATTATAAAGACTTTCAAATTTTTTGAAAAAGTCTTCAGGTGTTACTGTCCAGTAAAAATTATAAGTATCTGAGAAGAAATAAGGCTTCAAATCTTCTGCATTGTTTAATCCTTTCTGGCGGGCTATTACATTAAATGCTTTTATAAAAGTCAGAGAATCTGCTTCTGTTTTTCGGGATACACGACCAATCATCTGATATACATCATCAAAATCCTTTATTCTGAAAGTATTCTCAGTTTGCAGCCCGGCTTTAATCATGTTGATAAGCTGAGCATTGTCTGCACCTTCCTTAATTTCATAGCGTCCGGCTTTTATCTTATTATCCAGACCCTTAGATTTTGCTATTTGTGTAAAGCTTTCAACATCGTTAAGGTATGGCTTCAGGGAATCCGTTACCTGCTGGAATGTTGCATCGTGAGGAACCAGAATAAATCCGGATTTTTTCACATTGCTCCCGTAATTCTTTTTGTAAAATTTCCAGCCGAAGAAGCCTGCTGCCGAAACGATAGCAAGTACTGCAATTAAAACTACTTTCTTCATAATGCTGTTATTTTACTTCTAAATTACCCTTAAATACCTGCTTTGCAGGACCCTCTAGCCATATGTTTCGAAAACCTTTTTCAACTTTTTCCGCATATACTTTCAATGTTCCTCCCAGAACCTTGATATGGACAGGGGTTTGATTATGATTTTGCATAAAAGTTAAAGCTGATGCTGTAACTCCTGTTCCGCAGCTGTAAGTTTCATCTTCTACACCTCTTTCGAATGTTCTTACAAATAGTTCGTTTTCAGAAGTTTGTGTAACGAAGTTTACATTGATGCCTTCCTTTTTGAAAGTATCATTATTTCTTATTTTTTTTCCTTCTAAATAAACATCCATGTCTTCTACATGTTCTACAAATGCTACATAGTGAGGTGAACCTGTATTCATTACAGTGTATTCAGAGAAAGTATCAATGTTTTCTACATCAATCATTTTTAATTTTACCAGATCTCCGTTTACTTCTGCTTCATGCAAGCCATCAATAGCCATAAAGCTTGTTTTATCCTCAAAAATATTCAGGAAGTGAGCAAAAGAAACAAGGCAGCGGCCACCATTACCACACATTGTACTTTCGTTACCATCGGCATTGTAATATACCATCCGGAAATCGTATTGGTCGTCGTTCTCCAGAAGGATAAGACCGTCCCCTCCAATACCGAATCTTCTGTCGCAAAGTTGTGCTATGAGCGAAGTGCTTTTTGGAAAGGTAAGATTACGGTTATCAACCATTACGAAATCATTCCCTGTTCCCTGATATTTATAAAATTCCATAAATATTATATATAAAAATTGGTAGTTATAGTTCCCGAATTAATAACGCGAAATTAGTGAATAATTTATACAAAAAACAGCCACATATTGTGGCTGTTTTTTATATAGAAAATGTTTAAATTATCTTCTTCCTCCAGTATTGGAATTGTTATTCTCATTACTGGATCTTTGTTCTGTAGATCCGGAATTTCTGAAACCATTATTGTTCATGTTATTATTAGAACGGGTCTCTACACGAGTTTCAGGACGTGGCTGGTAATTGTTGTTATTCTGGAATCCATTGTCTCTTCTTCTGCCATCGTTGTTTTCGGCTCTGTAACCTTGATTGTTGTTGTTACCATTTCCGTATTGGCTGTTTCGGAATCCATTGTTGTTGTTTGTATTTCCCCAGCTGTTACCTCTGTTGTTATTGTTCCATGAATTGTTATTTCGGAATCCGTTATTCTGATCTCTTCCGGAAACAATTCTTTTCTCCACGTATATTTTTCTTCTGTTATTATTATAGAAGTATGGTCTTCCGCCATCATAATAATAGGAAACACCTCTTCTGTAGTAGTAACCATCATTTCCCCAGTAGCCGCCAGGACCATAATAATTATAGTTAGGACCACTGTAATATACGTTATTCATATAATAACCTCCGTCATAATATGGATTTCTATTATTGTTATAATATCCGTCGTTGTATCCATATCCGTCTGTATATACGCCACAGGAAGCTAA is a window encoding:
- a CDS encoding TonB-dependent receptor, which produces MIKTEIKQRIVTRTLGLTLAFSAAAFAFAQQQKVAVSGKITDKNGAAVPYASITFANKTNNALSDGSMTDDKGNYSLNLTPGTYSLQVETPGFKTFQTEKTITAAGNIGSVQIEALKGQEAVDSKTKSIQGVTITAAASKPYKVELDKKTYDPSTDLISKGGTLQDVLTNVPSVSVDTDGTVSMRGNTNVKFLINGKPSSLLGIDDGANALQSIPADQIEKIEVITNPSSKFEASGTSGILNIILKKNKKVGFNGSVTGTLGYMPRTALNANLSWRKNNWTWFLNGGGGYTESKGKNETETTYNNIVLPVIPPNQTDQPKDILSYQSQNSNNKTYNNNYNVTGGFVYDISDKTSLSLSGVVRTFEGDNREPLNTYNDFYRYDLNSRQWNFMNSIGTRTSVGRSNNLAFQGDLGLDHKFNTSGHNLSLALSVQRNRSNNYSDIIETLDSALVSHDNTERKSVTKTIIGKADYELPIGENSKLEAGYRLDVNKNDYNNIVNTTATNQLIPNYNNTTDYQEVFNAFYVQFKSKVGNFGYQLGLRDELSNVKIDYNNLAGSNINKTKNYNNLFPSIFLSYDVAKNNQILVNYSRRIDRPRAFFMVPFPNYSNNQNIFEGNIDLNPSYVDSFEVGYSIQKKKFTVNPTLYYSHTTDDDKMLVYRPDENLNVFYTKPINLGTSDRYGLDLNFTYDPLSWLKFMGSLDLFGYKTTGIASYDTIDKTTGQPKVGTMDFTGSGFSTRARLNTTFKLDKTLSVQLQGQYRGAQKTASQNRSDMYSLNLGASKTIWNGDGTITFNIQDVFNTRRMESFTFNDDFTRRNYMQWQPRQFSISLSYRFKQGEKVDQPKKKKDINNNYDGGDEQGGPM
- the mltG gene encoding endolytic transglycosylase MltG, which produces MKKVVLIAVLAIVSAAGFFGWKFYKKNYGSNVKKSGFILVPHDATFQQVTDSLKPYLNDVESFTQIAKSKGLDNKIKAGRYEIKEGADNAQLINMIKAGLQTENTFRIKDFDDVYQMIGRVSRKTEADSLTFIKAFNVIARQKGLNNAEDLKPYFFSDTYNFYWTVTPEDFFKKFESLYNDFWTPENLAKEKNLGLSRTQVYALASIVQKESGGKPDEQKRIAGLYLNRYRKGMKLQSDPTVIYAINKDANFTKSIKRVYYKDLTVDSPYNTYKNIGIPPGPICLVNKSSVENVLNAESNDYIFMVADPSRPGLHKFTNNPEEHVQNAKIYQDWLNKKEIK
- the dapF gene encoding diaminopimelate epimerase; protein product: MEFYKYQGTGNDFVMVDNRNLTFPKSTSLIAQLCDRRFGIGGDGLILLENDDQYDFRMVYYNADGNESTMCGNGGRCLVSFAHFLNIFEDKTSFMAIDGLHEAEVNGDLVKLKMIDVENIDTFSEYTVMNTGSPHYVAFVEHVEDMDVYLEGKKIRNNDTFKKEGINVNFVTQTSENELFVRTFERGVEDETYSCGTGVTASALTFMQNHNQTPVHIKVLGGTLKVYAEKVEKGFRNIWLEGPAKQVFKGNLEVK